In a genomic window of Tissierella sp. Yu-01:
- a CDS encoding FAD-binding oxidoreductase yields MLKTADIVIIGGGISGCAIAYNLAKKGVKNIVVLEKNYLASGATGRCGAGIRQQWGTEMNCRVAMESIKFFETANEELEYDGDIEFKQGGYLIVASTPKEDEQFKKNVELQKSLGMEVDFITSHEAKEIVPFLNIDKITSATFCPKDGHLNPFLTTDAYAKAARRLGVKIYTFTTVTGIKTENGRITGVMTDKGDIATNVVVNAAGGYSKSIGDMVGVDIPVFSERHQILVTEPVEPMMGPMVMSFSLNIYTQQTPHGSIIMGRGDNNEPKDLRITSSWQFLDEMAKTVTDLLPPIGRLRVIRQWAGLYNITPDRQPIYGAVDEVEGFYMAVGYSGHGFMFGPMTGLLMSEMILGEELTIDISSLGIDRFEKNELVLEPSVV; encoded by the coding sequence ATGCTTAAGACAGCCGATATAGTTATAATTGGTGGAGGTATATCTGGCTGTGCTATAGCCTATAACCTTGCTAAAAAAGGAGTAAAAAATATAGTAGTACTGGAGAAAAATTACTTAGCAAGTGGAGCAACTGGAAGATGTGGTGCAGGAATCAGACAGCAATGGGGAACAGAAATGAACTGTAGAGTTGCAATGGAAAGTATAAAGTTCTTTGAAACTGCTAATGAAGAGCTTGAGTATGATGGTGATATTGAATTTAAGCAAGGTGGTTATCTAATTGTTGCATCAACTCCAAAAGAGGATGAGCAGTTTAAAAAGAATGTAGAATTGCAAAAGAGCCTTGGAATGGAAGTTGATTTTATAACGTCTCATGAGGCTAAGGAGATAGTACCATTCTTAAATATAGATAAAATAACTAGTGCAACTTTCTGTCCTAAGGATGGGCATTTAAATCCATTCCTTACTACAGATGCATATGCAAAGGCTGCAAGGCGATTAGGTGTAAAGATCTATACATTTACAACTGTAACTGGTATCAAGACTGAAAACGGAAGAATTACAGGGGTAATGACTGATAAGGGAGATATCGCTACAAATGTTGTAGTAAATGCAGCAGGTGGTTATTCTAAGTCAATAGGTGATATGGTTGGAGTGGATATACCTGTATTTTCAGAGAGGCATCAAATATTAGTAACAGAACCTGTAGAGCCTATGATGGGACCTATGGTCATGTCCTTCTCCCTAAATATATATACACAACAAACACCACATGGTTCTATTATAATGGGTAGAGGAGATAATAACGAACCGAAAGATTTAAGAATAACATCAAGCTGGCAGTTCCTAGATGAAATGGCAAAGACAGTTACAGACCTACTCCCACCAATAGGTAGACTTAGGGTCATAAGGCAATGGGCTGGCCTATATAATATAACACCAGATAGACAACCAATTTATGGGGCAGTAGATGAAGTAGAAGGATTTTATATGGCAGTGGGATATAGCGGTCATGGATTTATGTTTGGACCTATGACGGGTCTATTGATGTCAGAGATGATACTAGGAGAAGAGCTTACAATAGATATCAGTAGTTTAGGTATAGATAGATTTGAAAAGAATGAATTAGTACTTGAACCATCAGTAGTATAA
- a CDS encoding TlpA disulfide reductase family protein: MKYKILALLMAVIVLLVGCSTGNISESEQPEVIESEDSGEEQVSKEEVVVEAPVDEPVEETSTEIAKDKPAPDFTLMNLSGEEVSLSDYRGKIVLINFWATWCTFCDMEMPDLQRLDDENDDLVVLAVDVMEDKETVEKYINEGGYSFEVVLDEKGDVTKTYLVSGFPTSYFVDPDGILLGGVPGMMTYDQMNQILDDIR, translated from the coding sequence GTGAAATATAAAATTTTAGCACTTTTAATGGCAGTTATAGTTCTGTTAGTAGGATGTAGTACAGGTAATATATCTGAAAGTGAACAACCTGAAGTTATAGAAAGTGAGGATTCTGGAGAAGAACAAGTAAGTAAAGAAGAAGTAGTGGTAGAAGCTCCAGTAGATGAACCTGTGGAAGAGACATCCACTGAAATTGCTAAGGATAAACCAGCTCCAGACTTTACCTTGATGAATTTATCAGGGGAAGAAGTATCATTATCTGATTATAGAGGTAAAATTGTGTTAATTAACTTCTGGGCAACTTGGTGTACTTTCTGTGATATGGAAATGCCTGATTTACAGAGATTAGATGATGAAAATGATGACTTAGTAGTTTTAGCAGTTGATGTAATGGAAGATAAGGAAACTGTTGAGAAATATATAAATGAAGGTGGATATAGTTTTGAAGTAGTTTTAGATGAAAAAGGAGATGTTACTAAAACTTATTTGGTTAGTGGATTCCCTACTTCATATTTTGTAGATCCTGATGGAATATTATTGGGTGGAGTACCTGGCATGATGACCTATGACCAGATGAATCAAATTTTAGATGATATAAGATAG
- the ychF gene encoding redox-regulated ATPase YchF: MKLGIVGLPNVGKSTLFNAITHAGAESANYPFCTIEPNVGVVAVPDERLNKLSEISKSKKVVPTAIEFYDIAGLVRGASKGEGLGNKFLSHIREVEAIVHVVRCFENVDVVHVDGNIDPIRDIETINMELMLSDLELLERRLEKTQKAAKGDKSLATEVELIQKALKTIEEGKSIRTLELNEEEDSLVKSFNLLSSKPIIYVSNVSEDDLVNGGTNQYVEKVREFAATENAEVVVVSAAIEEEISQLDPEERVEFLNDLGLEQSGLDKLIQASYTLLGLISFITTGEIETRAWTIKRGTLAPQAAGKIHSDIERGFIRAEVIAYNDLMAVGGSMATAKEKGLLRIEGKDYEMKDGDVVHFRFNV; encoded by the coding sequence ATGAAACTTGGAATTGTAGGCCTACCTAATGTAGGAAAAAGTACACTTTTTAACGCTATAACACATGCTGGAGCAGAATCTGCAAATTATCCATTCTGTACCATAGAGCCAAATGTAGGGGTTGTAGCTGTACCAGATGAAAGATTAAATAAACTTAGCGAAATTTCTAAATCAAAGAAAGTAGTCCCAACTGCAATTGAATTCTACGATATTGCAGGACTTGTAAGAGGTGCAAGTAAAGGTGAAGGATTGGGTAACAAGTTTCTTTCACATATACGGGAAGTTGAAGCAATTGTACATGTAGTTAGATGTTTCGAAAATGTAGATGTAGTTCACGTTGATGGAAATATCGACCCTATAAGAGATATTGAAACAATCAATATGGAATTAATGCTTTCAGACTTAGAGCTATTAGAAAGAAGATTAGAAAAGACCCAAAAAGCTGCAAAAGGTGATAAGTCCTTAGCCACCGAAGTTGAACTTATTCAAAAGGCCTTAAAAACAATTGAGGAAGGTAAATCAATCAGAACATTAGAATTGAATGAAGAAGAAGATTCATTAGTGAAATCATTTAATCTTCTAAGTTCTAAACCTATTATATATGTATCTAATGTATCTGAAGATGATTTGGTAAATGGTGGCACAAATCAATATGTTGAAAAAGTAAGAGAATTTGCCGCTACAGAAAATGCTGAAGTTGTAGTTGTAAGTGCAGCTATAGAAGAAGAAATTTCCCAACTTGATCCGGAAGAAAGAGTAGAATTTTTAAATGATTTAGGATTAGAGCAATCTGGACTTGATAAACTAATTCAAGCAAGCTATACATTGTTAGGTCTTATAAGTTTTATAACTACAGGGGAAATTGAAACTAGAGCTTGGACTATTAAAAGAGGCACATTAGCTCCACAGGCTGCTGGTAAAATCCACTCAGATATCGAAAGAGGTTTTATCAGAGCAGAAGTTATTGCTTATAACGATTTAATGGCTGTAGGTGGCAGCATGGCAACGGCAAAAGAAAAAGGGCTACTGCGTATTGAAGGAAAAGACTATGAAATGAAAGATGGAGACGTAGTACACTTTAGATTTAATGTGTAA
- a CDS encoding cytochrome c biogenesis protein CcdA produces the protein MFSNDVSLPLAFGAGFISFFSPCILPMIPAYIMYITGVNVEEDLASKRKLAILRTLAFVLGFTIVFIIMGSTATILGKVFVRNKDVFAKISGLIIVVFGLNMMGIINLKFLNFNKRASAPKKITNWFSSLLMGMAFAAGWTPCFGPVLASILIFAGGADTVLKGILLLLIYSIGMAIPFILTAMFINVFDKFLNKSDKILSYIPKIAGLIMVIFGLLVFFNKVINISRLLL, from the coding sequence ATGTTTAGCAACGATGTTTCATTACCATTAGCCTTTGGTGCTGGTTTTATATCATTTTTTTCTCCGTGTATATTGCCCATGATTCCAGCATATATAATGTATATTACAGGCGTTAACGTAGAGGAAGATTTAGCTTCCAAAAGGAAACTTGCTATTTTAAGAACTCTAGCCTTTGTATTAGGATTTACCATAGTCTTTATAATAATGGGCTCAACAGCGACCATATTAGGGAAAGTTTTTGTAAGAAACAAGGATGTTTTTGCTAAAATAAGCGGGCTTATAATAGTTGTTTTTGGATTAAATATGATGGGTATTATAAACCTAAAGTTTCTCAATTTTAATAAGAGAGCATCAGCACCGAAGAAGATAACAAACTGGTTTAGCTCATTACTTATGGGAATGGCATTTGCAGCTGGATGGACACCATGCTTTGGTCCTGTTCTTGCATCTATATTAATATTTGCTGGTGGGGCAGATACAGTATTAAAGGGAATATTGCTTCTTTTAATATACTCTATTGGTATGGCTATTCCATTCATATTAACAGCAATGTTCATAAACGTATTTGATAAGTTTTTAAATAAATCAGATAAGATATTAAGCTATATACCTAAGATTGCAGGATTGATAATGGTTATATTTGGACTTTTAGTTTTCTTCAATAAGGTTATAAATATAAGTAGATTATTGTTATAA
- a CDS encoding ATP-binding protein: MDDKNTKIAGEGCEILVPFNDRKPIKEIERSIIKTYRKHIWSKFIKAIKEYDLIKDGDKIAVAISGGKDSLLMAKLFQELYRNGKQNFEVEYIAMDPGYHPDIRKLLEDNCNYLEIPVKIFDADIFEVADKIASDYPCYMCARMRRGALYGKAKELGCNKLALGHHFNDVIETIMLNLLCAGSIKTMMPKLKAKNFENMDLIRPLYLIEEQYIQRFIQSSGIWPLNCACMVAAKKIGNKRYEIKDLIESLKENFKNVDMNIFRAAENVNMDAIIGWDKDGVKHSFLDEYEEGE; this comes from the coding sequence ATGGACGATAAAAATACAAAAATAGCAGGTGAAGGGTGCGAAATTCTAGTACCTTTTAATGATAGAAAACCTATAAAAGAAATAGAAAGAAGTATAATAAAGACATATAGAAAACATATATGGAGTAAGTTTATAAAGGCAATAAAAGAATATGATTTAATAAAAGATGGAGATAAGATAGCAGTAGCCATTTCAGGCGGAAAGGATAGCCTGCTTATGGCGAAGCTTTTTCAGGAGCTTTATAGAAATGGTAAACAGAATTTTGAGGTTGAATATATTGCTATGGACCCTGGATATCATCCTGATATAAGAAAATTACTTGAAGATAATTGCAATTACCTTGAGATACCTGTTAAAATATTTGATGCTGACATTTTTGAAGTTGCAGATAAAATAGCAAGTGATTATCCTTGCTATATGTGTGCTCGTATGAGAAGAGGAGCTCTATATGGTAAGGCCAAGGAATTAGGATGTAATAAGCTTGCTTTAGGACACCATTTTAATGATGTTATAGAAACAATTATGCTTAATTTACTTTGCGCAGGAAGTATCAAGACCATGATGCCAAAGCTAAAAGCAAAGAATTTTGAGAATATGGATCTTATTAGACCTCTTTATCTTATAGAGGAACAATATATCCAAAGATTTATTCAAAGTAGTGGTATATGGCCATTAAATTGCGCGTGTATGGTAGCTGCAAAAAAGATAGGTAACAAACGTTATGAAATTAAGGACCTAATTGAAAGCTTGAAGGAAAACTTTAAGAATGTGGACATGAATATCTTCAGAGCAGCAGAAAATGTTAATATGGATGCTATTATAGGCTGGGACAAGGATGGGGTAAAGCATTCGTTTTTAGATGAATATGAAGAGGGGGAGTAG